The nucleotide window TGTGGCGTTTGTTTTTCCATTCTATATATCTCTGTCCTATCTCTTTTTCCATTGTTTTTTCTTCGTAATCCATTCTCCATTTAATTGTTGTTGTTATCAATATGGCTGTAATTATTAGGCCTGTTATTTGGCCGAGGATTATTGGTATGCTTATGGTTATTAATATGAGGCCTAGGTATGATGGATGTCGGATTTTTTTGTATGGGCCTTTTGTTATCAATTCTTGTTGTCTCTTGACCTTCACGGTTCGGTTGAAGTTTTTGCCTAATGTATGTAGTGACCAATATCTGATTGTTAGGCCGGCCGTGAATAGGGTTATTCCAATGTTTCTTGTTATGTTTAGGGGTTGGCCTGTTATGGTGGTGAACTCTATCATTGTTAGGGTTATTGATGTTATGATTGCGGTTATTATTGCTGTTAGGATTGAGTTGTATGATGCTTTGAATTGTTGTGGTTTTTGGTTGGGTTTTGATGGATATAACTTGAATTCGAGTAACCAAGTTGCGGTTAATATTGTTGTTATGATTGGTTGGGGTGTTGGTGTTAGTAGTTGGTTCAGTGTTGGGTCGATCATGTTTTTTTTATTAATTTTATTAGGTTGGTTATTTTTTTGATTGGGTTTATGTCTCCGTGGAGGGTTTCTATGGCTGTTTTTAATGTTTGTTTTTTGTTTTCTGTGTAGGGGAACCAGTTGAGTTCATTGCCTTTGTTTTTGTTTATCATGATTGATTTTGTGTGGCTGAATGTTTTTAGGCCTTCGGGGCCGTGGTATCTTCCTAATCCACTTTGTTTTACGCCTCCGAAGGGTAGTGTTGGGTTTCCGATGTTTTTCACTGCGTCGTTTATGTAGAGGTTTCCGGTATCTAGTTTACGGGCTATTTTCTGTGCGATGTTTTGGTTTTCTGTCCAGATGCTGGCGTTTAATCCATATTTTGTGTCGTTTGCAAGTTCGATTGCTTCGTTTATTGTGTTGTAGGTCATGATGGGCATTGTTGGTCCGAATGTTTCTTCTTGCATTATTTTCATTTTGTGGTTGGTGTTGGTGAGTATTGTTGGGGTGATGAATTGGTTTTTTCTTTCTCCCCCAACCTTTATTTCGGCGCCTTTTTCTTTTGCGTCCTTTATGTGCTCCATAACTATGTCGGCTTGTTCAGGTTTTGTCATAGGCCCTATATCTGAGTCTGAATCGATGCCTAACCTAAGTTTTTTTGTTTTTTCAATTATTTTATCTATAAACTGGTTTTTTATCTCTCTGTGTAGGTATACTCTTTC belongs to Methanonatronarchaeum sp. AMET-Sl and includes:
- a CDS encoding isoprenylcysteine carboxylmethyltransferase family protein; protein product: MIDPTLNQLLTPTPQPIITTILTATWLLEFKLYPSKPNQKPQQFKASYNSILTAIITAIITSITLTMIEFTTITGQPLNITRNIGITLFTAGLTIRYWSLHTLGKNFNRTVKVKRQQELITKGPYKKIRHPSYLGLILITISIPIILGQITGLIITAILITTTIKWRMDYEEKTMEKEIGQRYIEWKNKRHRLIPPIY